In Rhizorhabdus phycosphaerae, the genomic stretch ATATTGGGCTTGGACGCGGTTTCCATGGCCTTGTTCGTCGAGGACGCCGGCGTGCGGGCCGATGCTTCGGGTGTCCAGTTCGTCGAACGGCGCCTCATCGAGCGGTCGATCGAGGGCGTGGATGCGGTCGTCATGCGCGGCGTCGACCGGGGACATCCCCTGTTCGGGCCGGCGTCCGAGCTCATTCGCGCCGAAGCGTTGATCCGGCTGCCGGGAGACGGCCCTTTGCCGGGCGGCATTCTTGCACTCGGTCAGCGCCGGCCGATGGGATTCGACAACCGTGCTGGGTCGGAGCTTCTCGGTTTCCTCGGCGCGATGCTGTCACGCCTGGTTGCACGCTGGCTGCTTCCCTGACGTCCCGGCTGGGCCTATGCTCGGCACATGCGGACATTCGCTTCCCTCGAGGATCATCCCGCGCGGTTGCTCGCGGCCCAATGGGGTGAGCATCTTTTGCGCGATCGCCGCCGCTCTGTGCATACGGTTCGCGCCTATGTCGCGACGGCGCATCGGCTGATCGCTTTTCTCGGGCAGCATTTCGGCCGGCCGGTCGACGCGAGCGCGCTGGCCGGGCTCGAGCGTGGCGACCTGCGGGGCTTTCTTGCCGAGCGCCGTTCGGATGGGCTTGCCAATATCTCTGCCGCACGGGAACTCTCGGCCGTTCGCGCCTTCCTCGCTTATGTGGGCGAGGTCTCGGGCTCGTCGAAGCGGGTGAACATACGCGGCCCCCGGACGAAGAAGGGGCTGCCCCGCCCGATCGCCCCCGGCGACGTACAGGACATCGTCGAAGATGCGGCGGACTCTGCGTCGGCGCCCTGGATCGCTGCGCGCGACCAGGCGGTGCTGCTGTTGCTCTACGGGGCCGGACTGCGCATCGGAGAGGCGGTCGGCCTGACCGGCTCGATCCTGCCCATTGGCGACGCTATTCAGGTCACCGGCAAGCGCGGCAAGACCCGCGTCGTGCCGCTGCTGCCTCCGGTGTGCGAGGCGATCGAGCTCTATGTCCGGCTATGCCCCCATGGGATCAGCCGGGACGCACCGCTTTTTCGTGGCGCGAGGGGAGGGCCGCTGGCCCCCGAACTCATCCGCCGCGCGGTGAGGGCCGCTCGCGTGCGGCTCGGCCTCGACGAGAAGACCACGCCGCATGCACTGCGCCACAGCTTCGCCACGCATCTGCTTGGCCGCGGCGCCGATCTGCGGTCGCTGCAGGAGTTGCTGGGCCATGCAAGCCTGTCTTCGACGCAGGTCTATACGGGCGTCGACACCGCACATCTGATGGACGTCTATCGCAACGCCCATCCGCGCGCCTGAGTCTCTCGAGGCGGCGGCTGGGCGTTCAGGCGATAGGGGCGCGAAACCTCAGCGCTTCGCCAGCGTCCTGTTCGGAACATAATCGTTCAGATCGGCGACATCGCTGACCTTCCAGGGGACGCCCTTCGAGTTGAGATAGAGCTTCTCCATCTCGTTGCGCTTGAACGGGCGCGATCCGATGCGGCCGAAGATCGCAATCTGGTTGCCGCTCTCGTCGACGCCGCGGTCGCGGTCGAGACCCTTGGACAGCGACAGGGCCGGGGTCGGCGTCTTTGCCCAGGCAATCAACTCGGGCTTCGGCGCGGGCGAGAAGCCGTAGAAATTCGGTTGGCTGTCCGGAGAAGTCAGCTGCAGCACCTTCAGACCGTTCCGCCCGTCGGCGACATAGGCGAAGAGCGACGCATTGGTCGTACCGACGATGACGTCCTCGGCGTCGTTCAGGCGTCCGTCGAAGCTGACCTTCTGGTAGATCTTCGGCTTGAGAGGACGGGTGATGTCTACGATCACGAGACCATCCTGCTTGGCGGCCACATAGGCGTAAGTGCGCGCCAGATAGACACGCTGCGCGTTCGCCAGCGGCACGGTCGCGTCGGGCACCAGCACCGGCCGTTCGAGATGGGTGACGTCGACCAGTTGCAGGCCGTCGGCGGTGGTGACCCACAGATAGCGGAACTGCAGCGCCGAAGCCCGCGCGTCTCGCAGCGGGATGGTCGTGGCCAGCTTGGGCGCCTTGGGATCATTCAGGTCGACGACGACCAGGCCGACATTGGCGGTGATATAGGCATAGTTGCCGCCCAGCGTGATGTGGCGCGCGCCGGCCAGGACGTTGTTGGCGTTCCAGGTCACCGTACGCTTCAGGAAGTTGTTGCGCGGTTCGCCGTCGGCCAGCGTCTCGACATTGACGACGATCAGGCCTTCCACCGAGTCCGTCACGAAGGCGTAGCGATAAATCTCGCCCATCTTCTGTTCCTGGTTCTCGGGGTAATATTTGACGATGTGATCGTTGCGCTCGGTCGAGATGGGCTGGCCGGTGGGCAGCGCCATGCAGGTCGCGTTGTTGCTGGCGACATGCGTGTCCTGCCCGAGCGGCGAGAAGGGCGCGGTCAGGATGCGCTGCGAGGTGCCCTTGTTGGCGATCGAGGCGACGTCATAGACGCGGAAACCGCCCTTGCCCTCGGCTACGAAGAAATATTCGCCGCGAAGCTGGACACAGCGGGCCGCGCCGCCGGTCGGATGGTGCGTGTTGGCAAATTCCTCGACCGCGTCGGGTTCGCCCGACAGCTTCTTGCCGAAGCGCGTCCCGCGAACCCACTCGATCAGCTCGCGATCATGCGACAGATGCTGCTTGTACCAGTCGGGATAGGCATATTTGTGGAGATAGGAGCCGATCACCGCCTGCGGCTCGCTCCATTCGGTGACGCGGATCGCCTCGATGCCCTTTTCCAGACCGGTCCAGGCGTTCATGCCGACGAAATTGACGAAGTTCGTTCCGAGCAGGTTGAGCTGCGCCATGATCGCATTGTTATCGTCGTCCTGCGACAGGTGGCAGTCGGTGCAGCGCTTCGTCTCGGTCTTGCGGACCGTGTGCGGGAAATGCGGCGCGAAGGCCTGGCTCGAATAGCCGGCCGAGGAGATCGGCGGCTGCTGGATGTAGATCCGCTCGCGGTTCAGGTTGGTCGAGGAGAGGACCAGCGCGGATGTCGACCGGATCGGGGCGATGATGTTGCCCTTGGTGGTCTGGTGGATGCCCAGCTGGAACATCTCGTCGCGCGCCACCTGTGGGTTGTAGGTTGCGAAGTTGCGCGTCTCGACGCCCTCATATTTGTGCGTGGTCGTCTTCCAGTTGGCCTCGATCGGCAGGTGGCAGCCGCCGCACGACGTCGTCCAGGACAGATGGCAGGTGAAGCAGGCCATATTGTCGGCGTTGTGTGCGCGGTCCTCGGGCGCGATGCCGGGGCCCCAGCTGAACTTGCCGGTCTCGACGCCGGCCTTGCCCATCAGCTTGGAGCGGGCCGCGAGGGGATTGAAATAGGCGCTCGACCGGTCGACCGACTCCCGGACCAGCGAGACCTTCCACTCGAGCTTGGGATCGACGATCGACCGCTGGATCAGGACGCGTTCGCCATTGGCGTCGACCGTCCATTCAAAGCGGCGCTTGCCATCCTGGTTGCGCAGCAGCGACAGGTCGGTGCCGCCCGGAGGCGCCGCAGGGCCGGACGTCCGCAGGGTGGGGAAGGCGTCGGGGGTGCCATGGCAGTCCTTGCAGCCGATCTCGACCGCATTGGCCACTTCGCCATAGATCAGCCCATTGCCATGGCTGTCCTGCGCGAAGTGGCAGTCGGCGCACTGCAGGCCCTTTTCGGCGTGGATGTCCATCATGTGGACCGCCTTGCCCTTCTGTTCGCCGATCTCGGCGAACATGCCGGTGCCGTTCTTCCGGAACTTCTCGGGGTCGTCGGGCGACACGATCTTGCCGTCGGCGTCGAGCAGATTGCCCTCGCGGTCGCGTTTGTAGATCGCGCGGAAGTTCCAGCCATGGCCGTGATAGTCGGCGAACTGGGTGTCCTTCGCCTTCGGGTTCACGTCGTCATAGACGTTGCGCAGGAAGTCGAGATCGCCCCATTTGCCGATCGCGGCCGCAGCCTCTGGATTGCGCTCGTGCACCGCATGGCGCTCGGCGATGGTCGGATTCTTCTGCTTCTCCGGCCACATCAGCGGCGCGTCGGACTCATAGTCCCACATCGTGTAGCCGAGATAGCTGTTCAGGAAGATGTTCGGCTGGTGCATGTGGCAGTTCATGCACTGGGCGGTTGGGATCGCCTTGGTGAAGGCGTGCTGGATCGGGTGGCCCTTTTCCTTCATCGGGCCCACCGGATGGCCCGCAATGCCCTTGGCATCGTGCGAGGCGCCGTCGCCATGCCCGTCCCGGTCATGATCGGGCGAGGGGGCACCATGATGGCCGCCGCCGCCATGCTCTTCGCCATGACCGTCGCCTGCCGGTTCGAGCTTGTCCTTGATCGTCGGGTCGACCGTCGCGGTCTGCCCGTCCCGACCATATTTGGCATAGATCAGGCTGTGCTTCGGTTCGCGGTCGTTCGCATAGACGACGTGGCAACCGGCGCAGCCCGAATTGCGATAATCGCCAGGCTGATCGTTGGTGCCCATGAACCACATGAAGGGGTCGTTGAGGCGCGTCTTGTGGATGTTGAGGACCGGGATCGCGACGCGCAGGCCGGTGCCCGGGCCACGGTTCGACTGTTTGAGGTCGGGCCGGCCCGGTTCCTCGAGCCGCTGGATGTTGCCGCTGATGTTCGGCAGGCCGATTTCGGCGAATGTGCTGTTGATCGTCCGTCCGCCCCGCTCGAACACGCGGAAGATGTCGCCGGGTGGGATCACGTGCCAGGTGGGCAGCGGATACATGACCGGCAGGGCGCCGCGCGCCTTCTGCTCGGGCGTCACCGTGCCGACCGGGCTGCCGGGCGACTTGATCTGCGCGGGCTGGCCGTCCGAGGTATAGGCCTCGCCGAACAGGTAGTTCTTATAGGGAACGATGCCGTTGTTATAGGCGCCGCCGCCCCACAGCATCGCGCCGGTGGACATCAGCGAGCGTTCGGCCGCCTGGATGATCTCGTTATGGCAGGCGCCACAGGCCTGACGCGCGACGCGATAGTCCGACGGATTGACGAAGCGGATATATTCGGGCGCTTCCTTGTTCAGCAGCGTGTAGCTGCGCTTGGGATTGGCGGACGAAGGCCAATGCCAGCCCTTGGGATATTTGGGCAGGACGTGCGCCTTGTCGCGCGCCTGGACATAGGCCGAATCGGCCACCTGCAGTCCCGGCTGCACCCGTACCGAAGCATCGCCGCCATGGCAGTCGACGCAACCGAGCACGACCGCCTCGGTCTGGTGCATCGTCTTGCGATCGCTCGCCGTGTGACAGGAAATGCAGCCGTCGCTCTTGGCATCGGCCTGGGTCCAGTCCTGCGTGCGCGGGGCGTCTCCGAATTTGGGATAGACCCGCGCGACGGGCTTTTCGCCTTCCGAAGCGGGCGCCACTGAGGGGAGCGAGACCATCGCGGCGACCGCCGCCGCCAGCGCCAATGCGCCGCGAGCCGCCCATCGCATCGTGACCATCGATCCCAAAGCCCCCATGTACGTCCTCAGTAGGTCAGGATCGCGTTGAACAGCACCGAATAATATCGGTTGTCCCCGCGTGAATTGGTGAACAGGTCCGCAAAGCCCTTCGACGGATCGAGAACCGCGCCCGACAGGCGGAAGACCACGTTCTGGATCATCGACGGGCGCCAGATGAGCGCGCCG encodes the following:
- a CDS encoding tyrosine recombinase XerC, producing the protein MRTFASLEDHPARLLAAQWGEHLLRDRRRSVHTVRAYVATAHRLIAFLGQHFGRPVDASALAGLERGDLRGFLAERRSDGLANISAARELSAVRAFLAYVGEVSGSSKRVNIRGPRTKKGLPRPIAPGDVQDIVEDAADSASAPWIAARDQAVLLLLYGAGLRIGEAVGLTGSILPIGDAIQVTGKRGKTRVVPLLPPVCEAIELYVRLCPHGISRDAPLFRGARGGPLAPELIRRAVRAARVRLGLDEKTTPHALRHSFATHLLGRGADLRSLQELLGHASLSSTQVYTGVDTAHLMDVYRNAHPRA
- a CDS encoding DUF484 family protein; this encodes MGSVIDFEVGAMASLKRRVAEVEEANQDLIAFARGHSGAVSSIHAAVLAATEAGSLDHLIHIVTQNWPDILGLDAVSMALFVEDAGVRADASGVQFVERRLIERSIEGVDAVVMRGVDRGHPLFGPASELIRAEALIRLPGDGPLPGGILALGQRRPMGFDNRAGSELLGFLGAMLSRLVARWLLP
- a CDS encoding multiheme c-type cytochrome, giving the protein MRWAARGALALAAAVAAMVSLPSVAPASEGEKPVARVYPKFGDAPRTQDWTQADAKSDGCISCHTASDRKTMHQTEAVVLGCVDCHGGDASVRVQPGLQVADSAYVQARDKAHVLPKYPKGWHWPSSANPKRSYTLLNKEAPEYIRFVNPSDYRVARQACGACHNEIIQAAERSLMSTGAMLWGGGAYNNGIVPYKNYLFGEAYTSDGQPAQIKSPGSPVGTVTPEQKARGALPVMYPLPTWHVIPPGDIFRVFERGGRTINSTFAEIGLPNISGNIQRLEEPGRPDLKQSNRGPGTGLRVAIPVLNIHKTRLNDPFMWFMGTNDQPGDYRNSGCAGCHVVYANDREPKHSLIYAKYGRDGQTATVDPTIKDKLEPAGDGHGEEHGGGGHHGAPSPDHDRDGHGDGASHDAKGIAGHPVGPMKEKGHPIQHAFTKAIPTAQCMNCHMHQPNIFLNSYLGYTMWDYESDAPLMWPEKQKNPTIAERHAVHERNPEAAAAIGKWGDLDFLRNVYDDVNPKAKDTQFADYHGHGWNFRAIYKRDREGNLLDADGKIVSPDDPEKFRKNGTGMFAEIGEQKGKAVHMMDIHAEKGLQCADCHFAQDSHGNGLIYGEVANAVEIGCKDCHGTPDAFPTLRTSGPAAPPGGTDLSLLRNQDGKRRFEWTVDANGERVLIQRSIVDPKLEWKVSLVRESVDRSSAYFNPLAARSKLMGKAGVETGKFSWGPGIAPEDRAHNADNMACFTCHLSWTTSCGGCHLPIEANWKTTTHKYEGVETRNFATYNPQVARDEMFQLGIHQTTKGNIIAPIRSTSALVLSSTNLNRERIYIQQPPISSAGYSSQAFAPHFPHTVRKTETKRCTDCHLSQDDDNNAIMAQLNLLGTNFVNFVGMNAWTGLEKGIEAIRVTEWSEPQAVIGSYLHKYAYPDWYKQHLSHDRELIEWVRGTRFGKKLSGEPDAVEEFANTHHPTGGAARCVQLRGEYFFVAEGKGGFRVYDVASIANKGTSQRILTAPFSPLGQDTHVASNNATCMALPTGQPISTERNDHIVKYYPENQEQKMGEIYRYAFVTDSVEGLIVVNVETLADGEPRNNFLKRTVTWNANNVLAGARHITLGGNYAYITANVGLVVVDLNDPKAPKLATTIPLRDARASALQFRYLWVTTADGLQLVDVTHLERPVLVPDATVPLANAQRVYLARTYAYVAAKQDGLVIVDITRPLKPKIYQKVSFDGRLNDAEDVIVGTTNASLFAYVADGRNGLKVLQLTSPDSQPNFYGFSPAPKPELIAWAKTPTPALSLSKGLDRDRGVDESGNQIAIFGRIGSRPFKRNEMEKLYLNSKGVPWKVSDVADLNDYVPNRTLAKR